From the Spirochaetota bacterium genome, the window GTCCATTCCGATCCTTGCGCATGAACATGCCGCGACGCCACCGGGCGAAGATGCCGCATTCTACCGGTCGGGAATAATCCTCGTACACCCGGCAAAGACAGGACCTTCGTCTCTCATCGGAAAGCTGGTATTCGCCTTTTACGCGCGGTTCATCAGTCCGGTCGACAACAGGCAGTGCATCTTTCACCCCACCTGCTCGGAGTACGCCCGACAGGCGGTATCGCGCCACGGCGTTGTTGTTGGCGTCCCCCTGTCGGCGGCGCGGCTCATCCGCTGTAATCCAAGCGCATATTCCAGCGGCAATTACCCCGCCGCGAAACTGGACGAA encodes:
- the yidD gene encoding membrane protein insertion efficiency factor YidD, encoding MMKSMTGFFGRSIRKTLWNGVLFSGLLALSIPILAHEHAATPPGEDAAFYRSGIILVHPAKTGPSSLIGKLVFAFYARFISPVDNRQCIFHPTCSEYARQAVSRHGVVVGVPLSAARLIRCNPSAYSSGNYPAAKLDEDRWRADDPLD